Proteins co-encoded in one Amia ocellicauda isolate fAmiCal2 chromosome 11, fAmiCal2.hap1, whole genome shotgun sequence genomic window:
- the egr1 gene encoding early growth response protein 1, whose protein sequence is MAAAKTEMLLPALQISDPLSFPHSPMDNYPKLEEMILMNTAGTPFLTPSAGEGTGFSTGETGDQYDHLNGDTFSEISVSCEKPLPEQSYPGQRLPPISYTGRFTLEPANCSNSLWAEPLFSLVSGLVGITNAPSTSTSSSSSSVSTPSSASQSPAMSCSVQHSEPNPIYSAAPTYSSASPDIFPEQNQPFPSPSGSSLGYPPPAYPSAKGCSSTFPVPMIPDYLFPQQQGEISLVPPDQKPFQGLDGRSSSAQQQQQPSLTPLSTIKAFATQTGSQDLKSAYQSQLIKPSRMRKYPNRPSKTPPHERPYACPVETCDRRFSRSDELTRHIRIHTGQKPFQCRICMRNFSRSDHLTTHIRTHTGEKPFACEICGRKFARSDERKRHTKIHLRQKDKKVEKVATPVSAPSPVSSYPSPITSYPSPVSSYPSPVPSCYSSPVHTSYPSPSVATTYPSVSSTFQTQVASTFPSSVATNIYSSPVATPLSDLQSTLSPRTIEIC, encoded by the exons ATGGCTGCAGCCAAGACAGAGATGCTCCTGCCTGCGTTACAGATCTCAGATCCTCTGAGCTTCCCTCACTCTCCCATGGATAACTACCCCAAACTGGAGGAGATGATCCTCATGAACACAGCCGGGACTCCCTTCCTCACTCCGTCTGCAGGAGAGGGGACAGGCTTCAGCACCGGGGAGACAGGGGACCAGTACGACCACCTGAACGGAG ATACGTTCTCTGAGATCTCAGTCAGCTGCGAGAAGCCCCTGCCGGAGCAGAGCTACCCGGGCCAGCGGCTGCCGCCCATCTCCTACACCGGCCGCTTCACCCTGGAGCCTGCCAACTGTAGCAACAGCCTCTGGGCCGAGCCGCTGTTCAGCCTGGTCAGCGGGCTTGTGGGTATCACCAACGCCCCCAGCACCTCCACCTCGTCTTCGTCCTCCTCCGTGTCCACCCCGTCCTCTGCCTCCCAGAGCCCGGCCATGAGCTGCTCGGTGCAGCACAGCGAACCCAACCCCATCTACTCCGCCGCTCCCACCTACTCCAGCGCCAGCCCTGACATCTTCCCCGAGCAGAACCAGCCCTTCCCCAGCCCGTCCGGCAGCTCCCTGGGCTACCCCCCGCCCGCCTATCCCAGCGCCAAGGGCTGCTCCAGCACCTTCCCCGTGCCCATGATCCCAGACTACCTCTTCCCACAGCAGCAGGGCGAGATCAGCCTGGTGCCACCCGACCAGAAGCCATTCCAGGGGCTGGACGGCCGCTCGTCCTCggcgcagcagcagcagcagccctcaCTCACCCCTCTGTCCACCATCAAGGCGTTCGCCACGCAGACCGGGTCCCAGGACCTGAAGAGCGCCTACCAGTCCCAGCTCATCAAGCCCAGCCGCATGCGCAAGTACCCCAACCGGCCCAGCAAGACCCCGCCCCACGAGCGGCCCTACGCCTGCCCAGTGGAGACCTGCGACCGGCGCTTCTCGCGGTCTGACGAGCTGACGCGGCACATCCGCATCCACACCGGCCAGAAGCCCTTCCAGTGCCGCATCTGCATGAGGAACTTCAGCCGCAGCGACCACCTGACCACGCACATCCGCACGCACACGGGGGAGAAGCCCTTCGCCTGCGAGATCTGCGGCCGCAAGTTCGCCCGCAGCGACGAGCGCAAGCGGCACACCAAGATCCACCTGCGGCAGAAGGACAAGAAGGTGGAGAAGGTGGCCACACCTGTGTCCGCGCCTTCCCCCGTGTCCAGCTACCCCTCCCCCATCACGTCGTATCCCTCACCCGTCTCCTCTTACCCATCCCCCGTGCCCTCgtgctactcctccccggtgcaCACCTCCTACCCCTCTCCCTCGGTGGCCACCACCTACCCCTCAGTGTCCAGCACGTTCCAGACTCAGGTGGCCTCCACCTTCCCGTCCTCTGTGGCCACAAACATTTACAGCTCCCCAGTCGCCACCCCCCTCTCAGACTTGCAGTCCACGCTGTCACCAAGGACAATTGAAATCTGctaa